Proteins from one Podospora pseudoanserina strain CBS 124.78 chromosome 1, whole genome shotgun sequence genomic window:
- a CDS encoding hypothetical protein (EggNog:ENOG503NX0W): MSTKDGRGMDRSPPAGSIARARERAAAGLPGQERSPPRSRRGAADEEPQISRPSRPQAPPGLQTKDGNIGVAISRPTQVPQWPLAGGPIIAPSSASGEPYRPPPGKSQPPQRPPRPSRVPSILDGSKVQDPTPVFQYRPRPGREPSGQELLPVPETPSSVSRASTQSSIVSIPDFPIPAQIPPGPPRRSVNLGPPPSARRGVSSFYSNVSYVSPIPEESPRSRSHTSFASSAAIPDGWDTPSPGPSPQYPEAFYDDTILEEAGPFGDEEESRLVRNASVGKRAKPTLVGTVVAPGPQQEDQNRRPEPRPLQGGPFDEGTGYVDYSSSSSTIPASARLPIGAAVTRDSVINALSSASADDPSTTPAQREEKTPSPQETLEPRQYSRLSAIRRPPRLDMDAVRKAEARGSLTSLPELIRRATKLAASLEKGKRPASRFDDLDYSGSEGYGVRNEKHQSGLSDMLAAFPPPAQPGASSSRRSIRNSIRDHVQSWPLPMNTRSNNTSREANGPDSDPDNPDKKQNRRCCGLPLWGFIVVMVVILVIMAAAIIIPIEFFVIRRQNNGNDAQASIQQCQEQLTCANGGTNVVNDGICSCICTGGFTGFDCTTAPSPGCTTFTLSSPENMSNVTVGDAIPRLIQQAQSNFSIPLDGEQVIAKLNSANMSCTATNALVTFDGSAVRQSSAAALAQVNDVNVNAVVIDGVFWTTITILAGQFTTITIDAQNPLGTPTGTVRQGGSTVLSTGTGTSIRPTLTVTPTVTRTVTTTIPLSSGQTTVPTPTPTPGFKVTEDVLDFARVVVLFVLQEESLRGAEGVQVALQNLFSRTSPVVSVEEARNVTVGGGWSVDLVDWRVDLGKGVVGGTHEDG; encoded by the exons ATGAGTACTAAAGATGGGAGAGGTATGGACCGATCACCACCAGCTGGGTCAATTGCAAGGGCGAGGGAGCGTGCCGCTGCTGGGTTACCGGGACAGGAAAGGTCGCcaccaaggtcaaggcgAGGGGCAGCTGATGAGGAACCGCAAATCTCAAGACCATCGAGaccacaagcaccaccaggACTACAGACGAAGGATGGGAATATCGGCGTGGCGATCTCCCGCCCGACACAGGTTCCACAGTGGCCCCTGGCAGGCGGTCCTATTATAGCTCCCTCGAGTGCCAGCGGTGAACCGTATCGACCACCGCCGGGCAAGTCGCAGCCGCCGCAACGACCTCCACGTCCGAGCCGAGTGCCCTCGATATTGGACGGCTCCAAGGTGCAGGATCCCACGCCGGTATTCCAGTATCGCCCGCGACCCGGAAGAGAACCCTCGGGCCAGGAGTTGCTACCCGTGCCAGAAACGCCGTCCTCGGTGTCCCGAGCATCAACACAATCTTCAATAGTGTCAATACCTGACTTCCCCATCCCAGCCCAGATTCCACCAGGACCACCGAGACGAAGCGTCAACCTCGGACCGCCGCCCTCTGCGCGACGTGGTGTTTCGTCTTTCTACTCCAATGTGTCATATGTTTCACCTATTCCCGAAGAGAGCCCTCGCTCTCGATCACATACATCTTTTGCCTCGAGCGCTGCGATACCTGATGGCTGGGACACACCATCACCCGGACCCAGTCCTCAGTACCCGGAAGCCTTTTACGACGACACTATCCTGGAGGAGGCCGGTCcttttggtgatgaggaggagagtcgGTTGGTACGAAACGCTAGTGTCGGAAAACGAGCGAAGCCAACTCTCGTGGGAACCGTAGTGGCTCCTGGCCCGCAACAGGAAGATCAAAACAGGAGGCCGGAGCCAAGGCCACTGCAAGGTGGGCCATTTGACGAGGGTACAGGTTACGTGGACTATTCGAGTTCTTCCAGCACGATTCCAGCTTCAGCGAGGTTGCCTATCGGCGCGGCAGTCACTCGGGATTCTGTGATCAACGCCTTGTCCTCGGCAAGTGCGGATGATCCGTCGACCACACCGGCACAGcgagaagaaaaaacacCATCTCCACAAGAAACTCTAGAACCTAGACAATACAGCCGGCTGTCGGCCATTCGAAGACCGCCACGGTTGGATATGGATGCTGTACGAAAGGCCGAGGCGAGAGGGAGCTTGACGAGTTTGCCAGAATTGATCAGACGGGCGACGAAACTAGCTGCGAGTTTGGAAAAGGGCAAGAGACCGGCGAGTCGGTTCGATGACCTGGACTATTCGGGTTCGGAGGGATATGGAG TTCGCAATGAAAAGCATCAATCCGGGCTCTCGGACATGCTCGCAgccttcccaccacccgcccAACCAGgagcaagcagcagccgTCGCAGTATCCGCAACAGCATACGAGACCATGTTCAGTCATGGCCATTGCCGATGAACACACGCTCCAACAACACATCTCGGGAAGCCAACGGCCCTGACAGCGACCCTGACAATCCGGACAAGAAGCAGAACCGCCGGTGCTGTGGGCTCCCTCTTTGGGGGTTTATCGTGGTAATGGTTGTCATTCTGGTCATCATGGCCGCCGCTATCATTATCCCGATCGAGTTCTTCGTCATCCGCAGGCAAAACAACGGCAACGACGCCCAAGCCTCGATACAACAATGTCAAGAGCAGTTGACATGCGCCAACGGGGGCACCAACGTCGTCAACGACGGAATTTGCTCCTGCATCTGCACCGGCGGCTTCACCGGCTTCGActgcaccaccgccccatCACCAGGCTGCACCACCTTTACTCTCTCCAGCCCGGAGAACATGTCCAATGTTACCGTAGGGGACGCCATCCCACGACTTATCCAGCAAGCCCAGAGTAATTTTTCCATTCCGTTAGATGGGGAGCAGGTCATCGCCAAGCTTAACTCGGCCAACATGTCCTGCACGGCGACCAACGCCCTGGTGACCTTTGACGGCAGTGCCGTCCGCCAAAGCAGTGCGGCTGCTCTGGCGCAGGTTAATGATGTCAACGTCAACGCGGTGGTGATCGATGGGGTGTTTTGGACTACGATTACAATTCTCGCAGGGCagttcaccaccatcacgatTGATGCTCAGAATCCCTTGGGGACTCCCACCGGTACCGTCCGGCAGGGGGGATCTACGGTGTTATCAACGGGGACGGGAACGTCAATAAGACCAACACTGACAGTCACACCAACTGTCACCCGGACGGTTACCACGACGATCCCGCTGAGTTCAGGGCAGACAACGGTGCCtacgccgacgccgacgccggGGTTCAAGGTCACGGAGGATGTGCTGGATTttgcgagggtggtggtgctgtttgtgctgcaggaggagagcttgaggggggcggagggggtgcaGGTTGCGTTGCAGAATTTGTTTAGCAGGACTAGCCCGGTCGTGagcgtggaggaggcgaggaacgTGactgttggaggggggtggagtgTGGATCTGGTGGATTGGAGGGTTGATcttgggaaaggggtggtAGGGGGGACGCATGAGGATGGATaa
- the cms1 gene encoding Protein cms1 (EggNog:ENOG503P1I7; BUSCO:EOG09264KTU; COG:S) yields the protein MAPEVQSKKRKIDDEGVLVKKAKKKQKKQREDEADLDVEAGLNKAFARMDGQLLADHIAQKTSRFGTELSPIELSDLYISANAIKDTTSYEKPRNLENLPDFLEKFSAEPEKLNNASKTCGAPHTLVVSAAGLRAADTVRALRTFQKKGNTVAKLFAKHFKVEEQVAFLQKNRSGMAVGTPQRLIDLIENGALATSHLKRIIVDASHIDQKKRGIVDMRETLMPLVRLLSRKELKDKYTDPDHPIDLIFY from the exons ATGGCACCCGAGGTacagagcaagaagaggaagatcgACGACGAGGGTGTACTCGTcaagaaggcaaagaagaaacagaagAAGCAGCgtgaggatgaggccgaCCTGGATGTCGAGGCTGGTCTGAACAAGGCGTTCGCTCGGATGGACGGCCAGCTCCTGGCTGATCACATTGCTCAAAAGACGTCTCGTTTTGGCACAGAGCTCAGTCCCATTGAGCTTTCAGATCTTTACATTTCGG CCAACGCCATCAAAGACACCACTTCGTATGAGAAGCCGAGAAATCTCGAAAACCTACCAGATTTCCTGGAGAAGTTTTCAGCTGAGCCTGAGAAGCTCAACAATGCATCCAAGACGTGTGGTGCGCCGCATACACTAGTTGTCTCGGCTGCCGGTCTCCGAGCCGCTGATACTGTCAG AGCACTCAGGACGTTTCAAAAGAAGGGCAACACAGTCGCCAAGCTG TTTGCCAAGCATTTCAAGGTAGAAGAACAGGTCGCCTTTCTCCAAAAGAACCGCAGTGGCATGGCGGTTGGCACGCCTCAGCGCCTGATTGATCTCATCGAGAATG GGGCGCTCGCTACTTCGCATCTCAAAAGGATAATTGTTGATGCTTCACATATTGACCAGAAGAAGCGGGGGATTGTGGACATGAGGGAGACTTTGATGCCGCTTGTGAGGCTTCTGTCGAggaaggagctcaaggacaAGTATACGGATCCCGACCACCCGATCGATCTCATCTTTTACTAA
- the RSR1 gene encoding Ras-related protein rsr1 (COG:S; EggNog:ENOG503P0TN): MPSRFTYQPVREYHVVVLGAAQFVHNEWIESYDPTIEDSYRTQVTVDGRQVVLEILDTAGTDQFVAMRDLFLKSGQGFLLVFSIASRSSFDELATLREEILRIKDDDTVPIVMVGNKADLEDQRAVDRARAFGVSRSWNAPYYESSARTRTNVDEVFIDLCRQLCRREDKLEEQARDELGQKMSDEAAKKRRRRRRRKEKCVIL, from the exons ATGCCGTCGAGGTTTACCTATCAGCCCGT TCGGGAATACCATGTGGTAGTTTTAGGCGCAG CCCAATTTGTCCACAATGAATGGATTGAGAGCTATGATCCGACAATCGAGGATTCATACAGGACGCAGGTGACTGTTGAT GGACGGCAAGTAGTACTCGAGAT CCTCGACACTGCAGGAACAGACCAATTCGTCGCTATGCGCGACCTGTTTCTCAAATCGGGGCAAGGGTTTCTTCTAGTCTTTAGCATCGCCTCCCGCAGCTCGTTTGATGAGCTCGCGACCTTGAGAGAAGAGATTCTCCGCATCAAAGACGACGACACGGTCCCGATTGTGATGGTGGGCAACAAGGCCGATTTGGAAGATCAGAGGGCGGTGGACAGGGCGAGGGCGTTTGGGGTTTCGAGGAGTTGGAACGCGCCGTATTATGAGAGCAGTGCCAGGACGAGGA CGAATGTGGACGAGGTGTTTATCGATCTTTGTCGGCAGCTGTGCAGGAGGGAAgacaagctggaggagcaggcgagGGATGAATTGGGGCAGAAGATGAGTGATgaggcggcgaagaagaggaggaggaggaggaggaggaaggagaagtgTGTAATTCTTTGA
- a CDS encoding hypothetical protein (EggNog:ENOG503P2TV): MLMKSLSLAAAAGLLAAPAANAFLIPPEISESDLKIAQEVEFAEPKIAEVQPIDLECPGCPLNIKGRFGQDIQVKTGRPNHLELLFAIEHRPEGGDRLLVNDFELYPFADPFSSNLMAPQVLDDGAEVEKRRDHHGGEEDGHRRGKHHRRPKPQAQRLGFGLHVSPVQKDADGSFELIEVELQVIEVGYTFVENIPKVRVNLVKDQEGKLLMTTVEKTAPQTIVEVSDQDKPAECTTRICQLMAAAHEKMEQLRKMRLPGCHGGNREGMGMRPAFHHGGEHHHGGHHGHNEPRPGRMGMREHSWGKLFKNITSHILLPVLIGLVAGVAVSLIGMAVGTVIVGLWRFFRKPTHTSRRHSRRHSLHKASHKEAVVAEEKSGLLAEEEQDAPPAYQDAETNTAAKPAGEV, encoded by the coding sequence ATGCTCATGAAGTCACTCTCACTTGCAGCGGCTGCCGGCCTTTTGGCCGCCCCGGCTGCTAACGCATTTCTCATCCCTCCCGAGATCAGCGAATCCGACCTCAAGATCGCCCAGGAAGTCGAGTTCGCCGAGCCCAAAATCGCAGAGGTCCAACCCATCGATCTTGAATGTCCTGGATGCCCGCTCAACATCAAGGGGCGATTTGGACAAGACATCCAGGTCAAGACTGGACGACCAAACCACCTCGAGCTTCTGTTTGCCATCGAGCACCGGCCTGAAGGTGGCGATCGTTTGTTGGTGAACGACTTTGAATTGTACCCCTTTGCCGACCCATTCTCTAGCAATTTGATGGCGCCCCAGGTGTTGGATGACGGTGCAGAGGTGGAAAAAAGACGTGATCACcatggtggagaagaagatgggcatCGCAGGGGCAAGCACCATCGACGACCGAAACCGCAGGCTCAGCGACTTGGCTTTGGGCTTCATGTCTCCCCGGTTCAGAAGGATGCTGATGGCAGTTTTGAGCTTATTGAGGTTGAACTGCAGGTTATTGAAGTCGGGTACACGTTTGTCGAGAACATTCCCAAGGTCAGGGTCAATCTTGTGAAGGATCAGGAGGGTAAACTCCTCATGACCACCGTCGAGAAGACCGCCCCCCAGACTATTGTCGAGGTTTCCGATCAGGACAAGCCCGCCGAGTGCACCACCCGGATCTGCCAGCTCATGGCTGCCGCGCACGAGAAGATGGAGCAGCTCCGCAAGATGAGACTTCCTGGTTGCCATGGTGGTAACAGGGAGGGCATGGGCATGAGACCTGCCTTCCACCACGGAGGCGAGCACCATCACGGcggccaccacggccacaaCGAGCCTCGCCCTGGTCGCATGGGTATGCGCGAGCACAGCTGGGGCAAGCTGTTCAAGAACATCACCTCGCACATCTTGCTTCCGGTCCTCATCGGTCTCGTCGCTGGTGTCGCCGTTAGCTTGATCGGTATGGCGGTTGGCACCGTTATTGTTGGCCTGTGGCGCTTCTTCCGCAAGCCTACCCACACTTCCCGTAGACACTCCAGACGTCACTCTCTCCACAAGGCTTCCCACAAGGAGGCCGTtgttgccgaggagaagtCTGGGCTtttggctgaggaggagcaggatgcCCCTCCTGCTTACCAGGATGCGGAgaccaacaccgccgccaagCCCGCCGGGGAGGTTTAA